The Mya arenaria isolate MELC-2E11 chromosome 16, ASM2691426v1 genome includes a window with the following:
- the LOC128222578 gene encoding uncharacterized protein LOC128222578 → MSVNKRKMKEIVYYGPTDINLLKHHDGFSAEVEQRLKTIALGAMDMVVIPITTVADSCRRHPKVYTTVAVAGLTFIVIKYELIPKFIDYFRGRRDPPPAGNN, encoded by the exons ATGTCTGTGAATAAACGAAAAATGAAAG AAATAGTCTATTATGGACCCACGGACATAAACCTTCTTAAACACCATGATGGTTTTTCTGCCGAGGTTGAACAACGACTGAAAACTATTGCTCTAGGTGCAATGGACATGGTCGTTATACCTATAACGACTGTTGCTGACTCATGCAGAAGGCAT CCTAAAGTATATACGACAGTCGCTGTTGCTGGTTTAACGTTCATTGTCATAAAGTATGAACTTATCCCCAAGTTCATAGACTATTTTCGAGGGAGACGAGACCCACCACCCGCGGGAAATAACTAG